A genomic stretch from Spirochaetota bacterium includes:
- a CDS encoding CapA family protein gives MLFRFLTLLLISTLVLGCSSKNTKNPVNEDVNILFCGDVMLDWGIKDIIQTEGYEYPLKELRHLLYKYDYRFCNLECPISEIGEPHPTKKYIFLAEPSALKLLKYGRIDGVSLANNHVNDFGEVALINTMTNLYNNGISFTGAGMDIGSAHLPISVEIRDIRLAIFAYSTIAYPESFSADSSPGVARADIDFIREDIKNYARYNDFIIVSIHWGREYSDFPTRHQIELAHAIIDSGVDVIIGHHPHVYQGIEIYNGKPIVYSLGNFIFGSINEDIQDNILVGIKLLKSGLYSLSVHPINGNKSTDKRFHHEPLLGEDAEHTLKHILWISELLGMEFVEKAYIKDSILTYLF, from the coding sequence ATGTTATTTAGATTTCTAACCCTGCTTTTGATATCTACCCTTGTCTTAGGATGTTCATCGAAAAATACAAAGAATCCTGTTAATGAAGATGTCAATATCCTCTTCTGTGGGGATGTCATGCTGGATTGGGGCATTAAGGATATAATACAGACTGAGGGATATGAATATCCCTTAAAGGAACTGAGGCATCTCCTATATAAATATGATTATCGGTTTTGCAATCTTGAATGTCCTATTTCAGAGATAGGCGAACCTCATCCAACAAAGAAATATATCTTTTTAGCAGAGCCTTCTGCGTTAAAATTGTTAAAATATGGGAGGATTGATGGTGTAAGCCTTGCCAACAATCATGTAAACGACTTTGGGGAAGTCGCACTTATAAATACGATGACTAATCTTTATAATAATGGTATTAGTTTTACCGGAGCAGGAATGGATATCGGTTCTGCTCATCTTCCTATTTCGGTTGAGATAAGGGATATTAGATTGGCAATCTTTGCATATTCCACGATAGCTTATCCAGAGTCTTTTTCAGCAGATTCCAGTCCTGGTGTAGCGAGGGCAGATATTGATTTTATTAGAGAGGATATAAAGAATTATGCGAGGTATAATGATTTTATTATTGTTTCTATACATTGGGGAAGAGAATATTCCGATTTCCCAACCAGACATCAGATAGAGTTGGCTCATGCAATAATTGATAGCGGGGTTGATGTAATCATTGGTCATCATCCTCATGTGTATCAGGGAATAGAAATATACAATGGAAAACCGATTGTATATTCCCTGGGAAATTTTATATTCGGTTCCATAAATGAGGATATTCAGGATAACATCCTTGTGGGAATAAAATTATTGAAAAGTGGCCTATATTCATTGAGTGTTCATCCAATTAATGGAAACAAAAGCACTGACAAGCGATTTCACCATGAACCTCTTCTTGGTGAGGATGCTGAGCATACACTCAAGCATATTTTATGGATTTCTGAGCTATTAGGTATGGAGTTTGTAGAAAAGGCTTACATTAAAGACTCAATCCTCACATATCTATTTTGA